One Mus musculus strain C57BL/6J chromosome 2, GRCm38.p6 C57BL/6J genomic window, atcctcatgtttgtGTAGCAAGAACTCTTACTCAATGACCCATCCTATCTGCCCCTGACACAGTCTCTGAGTCACTTCAAAAGCGCAGGGCTTCTCTAAAACTGAGAATGTAACTTGGTGGTAGAGCGCATCCCctaccctgggttccatccccagcaccagagagagggagagagagagagagagagaaggtgccGATCCCCTGCAAGAGTCCATATCAAAATGAAACTGCTGAAAAGgattgtttttggagatatttcttCATGAAACCTTTTATATTTCCTATTTtgtaacaaatacaaaaacaagaaTATGAAGACAGGACTCTCGAGTTTCTACAGAACAAACTAGAGGAAGGAAATAAGCAAACCCAAGGCAGGCGGAGGGTAGCAATGTGCTAAAGAAACACAAGGAAGGATTGGGCAAGAGATAAATTTACCCAAGATACTTTTTGCTGATTCAAAGCACAGCTTGCAACTTCTACTATTGTTGAAACAAAAgtcagatacatacatatacatatgtataatcaAATTAAACTAAAGAGAAATGTAGCTCAAATGTTTCTATAATATAAATTTTAGTTCAAGAGAATTTCAAGACCACACCATCCTGTACATGGAACACAAAAGCAAACAGATCTCAATGAGCTTGAAGCCACCCTAGTCTGCATAGCGAATTCTTGGAGAAGGGGAACTTCAAATAAGAAgcagttctttttctttaacGTCAAAGACTGCTGTGCATGAATTTCCTACAGGGAAAGGATGAAGACAGCCCATCCACAATGTTCCCCAATAAATCCCCAATCCCATCTGAAAAGGCTTTATATGAAAAGTggtgtacatatataatatatatttacaaaattcTTTCACTCTTCAATGGAAGCCATTCAAACAATTCTACTATGAAATGGtgtgtcccctcccccattcctgcAGATGCTTTTTGCTAAAGATGGAATTGGGGAAAAGGGGCAAAATCAACTCTGGTTCTTCTTCAGACTCAGCTCTTACCCAGTCCAGTAAAGAATTATTTGCTGGGGACAACACCACGAGTCCTGTGCAAATCCTGCTTTAGAAACTATAAGTTACCCTTGCTGACAATTAGTTCAGGCCCAGACTCAGGCTCCCTTCTTCTGCCCGCCTGCTCTGCTGCCCCAGTGCCTATGTTTCCTCTAGAACAATtcatattctcattctctctctctctctctctctctctctctctctctctctctctctctctctctccctctctccctctctctctccctccctccctccctccctcccgtgtctgtgtgtgtgcaaagcTTTCTCTCAAAGTCAGTTTCCATCCCCAGCCTATGCTTCATTTGTGTCTCACTGTCTGTTTAGAGCTGGTACCTATAAAGCAAGTGAGACTTTCATTAGCAAAAAGCAAGACAAGAGCATCCTCCAGGCCACTTTCAGCTGCAGAGTTCAAGACCACAGCCAGTTCCCAGAAGGCTGTGAGGCAGAACTCGCTTGCTCAGCTCCCGCAGCACCAGCTGGGTGATTCCACTCTTTCACTTCTCTCCCTCAGTTCCCTATCTGCAAAATGGGAATGTCCCCCCAGCTGCCTTGCATCACATCCCCTGCCATGAAAATACCACTGAGAGAAAAGATCCAAAATTCGAGTCCCACCATtatcggaaaaaaaaaagtgaagcaaggaaaaaaaaaaaagaaagaaaagaaaagtctggAGGGGAGGGGTATAGCTAGCGCCCACAAAGCACGAATGCACACCCAGAAAAGCCAGCACTATCTCAGGAGCGATGATGAGAACAGAGCCAGCAGCCTCAAGGGACGCCTTTGAGCGGCCACCTTGGCAAGGCTGGGAACTTTCCCCCACAAAAAGCGCCCTCGGTTCTGAGTCCGGCGCTTCGCCCACCGCCCAGCGCCAGGGCCTGTCCCCAAGCACCCGGCCACCGCCACTGCCCTTCTGTCCAAGCCCTCGTGCCCCTCCAGGCCGGGTCGTAGGTCGGCCTCGGCTCAGCCAGGCCGTCCCTGCTCCGCATCCACAGCCCTCCGCAAACACGCCCCCTCCGGCCGCTTCGGGCGCGCAAGCAGGGCCCGCGCTGGCCAGACGTGACCAGCTCCGGGAAAGGCCGGGCCACCGCCGCCTGCAGCCCATGCGGGAGCTTCTATGGAAGAGTCAACGGGCACGGCGGGGGACACCCTGGGGACCCCGGAATCCTGCCCTTCCCCTGGCACCCGGGAGCCAGGGAAGGGGCTGAGTGGCGGGAGCAGGAGGCTGGCCAAGATCCCTGCCAGCCTCCTCCAGGAGGAAGGCTCCCAGGACCACGATCTCTCAGACCCTCGCCGGGTGTTCCTGGAACGGGTGACACCCGGGCAGGTGCAGGCGATGCCAATTCGGCCCGCGTCTTCCTACCACACGCCCAGGCCCACTCGAGAGCTTACCTGGCCCTGgcgtagcaacagcagcagcggcagcagcgcCCAGCGGAGCCCGGGCGAGCGCGGGGGTGTCCGCGTCTCCCGCGCCGCGGGCTTCATGCCCTGCGCGCCCTGGAACGTGCCCGGGACGCGCCCCGCCGTGTGCCCGAAGCCGGGCGCCCTCGTCTCCGTCTCCAGCCGACGCCTCCGCCTCCTTCTCCGCCAGCCGGTCCGCCTAGTCCCCGCTCCGCCCGCCCCGGGCTTCCCCGGGGACatggcagcggcggcggcggcggccacACGGCGGAGCCTAGCGCGCCTGGCGCGGAGCGGCCGCGGCCTTAGACTCGCAGGGGCTTCGCGGGGCGGAGCGAGCGGCGCCCACCCTCCGCGCGTGGCTCCCAGCTCCCGGCTCCCGCGGCCCCGGctgctccctctgcctcctccgcGCGTCATGCGGCTCCGGCTGCAGGGAGCCGCGCCGAGCGCTCggccccctctcttcccctccccctctgaaTATTCATCGCTTCCTCCCGCTCGGGCGGGCCGGCCGCTGCCGTGCTCCGCGGCCCCTCGCCGCCCTCTCGCCGCGGCCCCCGCCCCCAGCGAGCTGGCGGCGGGCGGGGAGTGGGCGGTGGCGAGCCCGGTGCACGCTCTGGCGTCTCCCCTCCCGCGGCCGGAGGAAGCGCCCCCTCCCTGTCCGCCTAGCCCTCCCACATTCCTGGGACTCGGGACCCGGGACGCTGCTCCACTGTTCCAGAGCCACGAGCTAGTATGGATGGGTCAGTAGGGACTCTTCAGCCTGGGACTCCCTCCCTGGCTCTGGCTTGAGCGTGCCTCTTGCCCAGGTCACAGTCGTGCTTGCTTCTAGACCGCAATCTGGTGAAGCCTGGCCCGTGGGTGGGctttgggggagggtgtgggtgaACCCCCCGAAACTATTGGAAGCACACCATGTATTCTGTTCTCTCCCCAGACGCTGGGCCAGGAAGTCAGAGAGCCTGCACAGAAGCTGGTCCAGTGATTAGAGCCCCAGCTGTGGCATATGGCAAGCCCAGCTGTGCTATATACTAACTGTGTAATCCTGGTTGTGTGACTTGGAGAGAGATGCCTCACCTCTCTTGACCACTCTATGCTCCTGTGTAACAGGAAGATACTACGGGTACCTGTCTACCGAGACTTGCCTGGCGATTAAATGAGATCATGGGTAAAGTCCCAAAGAGGGTGGGACATAAGGTGAGCCCATCTGGCAGCTGTCATCACAAGTCCTGATctgaaaggagttacaaattACCACGAATACTGCTACTGTGCCCAGGCTCACGAGAGGAAACCAAAGAGCTCTATCTACTGCACCTAGAAGTAATGACAGACAGTACCAAACCAAGGCATGCTAGGGAGGGAAAGACTGATTCTGACCAAAGGAAGAGGTGACACTTGAGCTGGGCTTTGATGGATGGTTGGGTTTCACCgggcagagagaggggagcaGTGTGGCAGGAAGTGGGAGcaacttggcaaaaaaaaaaaaaaaaaaaaaaaaaaaaatcagaaggcaGATTCTTCAACCTTGACCTtctgagaaacagagaaacaggagCGTTCTATTTGGGAAGACCTGAGCAGCCAAGATAGTGAAGTGAATCTAGTCTGGACCCTATGAGAACTGGAATGTAGACCACCAGGTGTCCAGCCTGCTTCTAGGCATCCCTTGGGCCTCAGAGTCCCAGCTTCACGCAGAGAACAGAGGGGAAAGGGGCTGCACCTGTCCTCTGGTATTTTGCATTTGATTAAACACTATCTGGTTATCACAGCCCACAGGAGTTATGTTCCTCCCTGCCTCACTCTTcttgaggcagaaacaggtgttttttaaaagcactcacaccagccaggcatggtagcacacagctttagtcacagcaatcaggaggcagaaacaggaggaggtaaattcaagtccagcctggtctacagagtgatttccaggacagctggggtaACATCAtaaagagacttcatctcaaaaaaattaaaaaataaaaataaacaaataaataaataaagcacctTCCATGGTGCCCAGAGGAAAGGAGTTATAATGCTAATAGAACTGTACCTGCCCCTGATCCTCACAGACCTTGCACCATCCCAGTTGCCACAGATTCACATCTTGGTTCTGTCAACAGGGGTATGAACTCCTGCATGCCCTTTGATTTCCTACTGGGTAGAATGTATGCCCCCATTTAAGAGGTAGTGACCGTTTAAGAACTAACagccttctctgagaaggggttAATACGTGCATAATAAACAAATCAAGATGAACTGATACTCTGTATGAGAAATGAACCCTGAACAGTGCTAGTTGGAAACTCCTTGTGGGCGGGACCTCATCTCCTCTGCCTACTCTGTGGCATCTTCACGATGCCTAGCATGTTCAGTACATTGTAGGAGCTGGGGCTCTTAAAATGTGTGGTTACCTGATGGGGAACATGGATTCTTTGCAAAGACAGACTAGGGAAGAATCATTCCCTAGGCAAAGGGATACCACAGTCTCTCTTTGCAGTTAGAATGGTGTTATATACTTGTCTTCTGTGAACCATAGCTGCCAATGCTTAATTCTATTTAACCACAGTTTTGAATTTatggagttgttttgttttataaaaaggtCCCAGGTAGCCCAAGCTGACCCCTAACTTCAAATATACCTGAAGAAtgacctcaaacttctgatcctcctctcTCTATGCTTAAGTGCCAGGACTGTAaacatgcatcaccacaccccaCTTATGCACTGCTGAGGACTGAGTCCACAGctccatgcatgctaggcaggcacccTAGCAGCTGAGCTAGATCCCCTCTGTCTATTTGACTGCCGTCCTCGTGGAGCTAAGTAAGCTGCCCAAAGACAGGGCCTGTGTCTTGCTCATCATTGCATTCACAGCAAATAGCAGTCATTCCTGTTGTACTTACTTAATTAAACTAAGTGCATGCCTTTGAATAGCAAAATAAGACACTAATTATATACCtagacaacacacatacatacactcatatgtacaagcacacacacacactcataccataTTCTGTTTGCAAAACAGCTTTTcagaaataaatctattttacAAAGTTCAATATATACATGTGCCTTGAGAATATACAGTATAATGCTAATGGACCTTTTTTCTATCATTTCCCCTTCACACAAAGGCTAAAGTTTTATTGACTATAGGGACAGGCACATAAAAATACCAGAACAAGAAGGAGGAGACACTGGCAAGACTGGGGTTGGAGGGGCAACTGGGTCTTTCCTTAAAACTCTATAGGGTGATACTGGGACTTCGTATTTTAAACCAGCTCTTTGAGCACTCCTTGTTGTCAAACATGCTTAGACAATTCTATTAAGCTACCTGTATCGTGTCTCtaataataattatttacaaagagatacatggatagataaaaataaatggttGATAGAGAACCAGTTATTTATGCAAGGTCACGAAGCTGTGTATGATAAAACCAGGAACTGAAACCATTTCTCTCTTGGCACTCTGCCATAATACCTCACCTCTTGATGTTTGCAGATAAAAGGTGACGTCAAGTGCTCTTGTGGGCAGTCTGTAACTGTTGCTTTTATTATTGTGTTCTTAAGCCTGTCTCCCACCAATTTTAGAAAGTTAAGAGATAGAATTTGTGACTTCCACTTCACCCCACACACAACTGAGAAGAGGAAGACGCGTCCTTAATAGCATCCTACATCCCAGCAGGAGGCAGGCTTGCTGGGCACTGGCCTCAAACCAGGTCACCAGCCCCAGAGGGAGTCCTTTCAGCCTGGCAACCCTCTGTGTACTTTAAAAGCCACCATGAGCAAACCATTCTCCAAGGTCCTCCTAAGCGGAATGGAATGTTTCTTGAGAGTCTGATTAGCTAATGCTGCAGGCATGGCTGCCCTGAGACCTTCCTGCCTTGCTAACTTGAATGGAATCAGAATGGAAAGGAagactttaaggaaaaaaaaaatctttgtgaaaaagaagaaaaagaaaaagtagcacTTTATCTTCATAATATGAACAGGATGTTTCCTGTGGACTAGTTACTGGGCTATAGTTAGAATGCCATGTTCATCTATCAGACCTTAATTCCTCCCTCACAAAAGCCTGAATCACCTGCCCAAGTTCACAGCTTTGGAGTGCCGTGGTGACCTTTTCTGTTTCTGAGTTTCTGACTTCAAGCATTTGCATCGTTAAGTATTTCCCTAAttctttacttctctctctctctctctctctctctctctctctctctctctctctctctctctctctctctctcgtgtgtgtgtgtgtgtgtgtgtgtgtgtgttatagaaaAAATGCTTGACTTCCAAAGAGTCAGCTGTGTGTAACACATTTTTCAGTGCAGCCACCTAAGGATGTAGGAGGGACAGCCGTTGCTTTCAAGGGTCCCCTGCATTCCGTGACATGATAATCCCACTTGCTTCTGTGTCTCCAGCCCTCCTTCAAAGCTAGGAGGACCAAAGATCTTCATACCCTGGCAAGACAGACCCAAGATCCATGGTCTTCGAATACCTAGAAAGAGGAAGTAGCAAGGGAACTCGGGTCCTAAAAGACAAAGAGCTTTTGTCCAAGGCTTGTGTGGTGCTTTGAGTAAGAATAGCCCCATGGGCTTATAGATTTGAACACTTTGTCACCAGACAGTAGCACTATTTGAAAAGCCcagtctctttttcttcctgctgTCTTCATATTTGCCTGTATGTTTAATTCTCAGGTACCAGTCTGCatcctgccatgctccctgccatgaagataatggactaaacctctaaaactgtaagcaagccccagtaaaatgctttcctttataagagttgctatggtcatggtgtctcttcacagaaatagaacactgactaagacagccctGAAACAACTGCACAATGCCCAGAAGTGGCAGGCAGGGGACAGAATGCAGAGGAGCCTTCTGTGGGAATAGCCCCTCAAACAAAGGAAGAGCTGAGAGATGAAAAGTCTAGAAAAGATGAGTGGGTTCAGGCCCAGAGGTCTCCGACTCCCCTTCTTtccaaattgaaaataaaatctaatcACATTGTGCTAGGAATATAGAATATCTAGGTTTCTGAAATCAGTATAAGAAATAATCTGCAATAATTGCTGATAGAGAAGAAAGTATCCTATAAtctaaatagatagatagatagatagatagatagatacttagatagatagaaagacagatagcttaattatatgtataagtatataattaggcagacagacagacagatggtttTGCCTTtaggaacagacagacagatggcttTGCCTTTAGGAACCAAATGTAGTAGGTGTATGTATGATTCTTGCAGTAGAGTCAGCTACTTAGTTCAAATACTGCCATGACTTAACTGTGTGATCCTGAACACAGTTCCGTAGGTTCTCTATGCTCCAATATCCTTATCTATCATCAGTGAAGATGCTGATGTTGATCATCTATATCTCTCAGCGTTGCATTAAAATAGCTGAAGCACTTGTAATGTTTCCTGTAAAGTAAGTGCTATGGGCATGTTTTCAAGTCTTAACATCTCTTTCTAGATGATCTGGAgcagatatatatgataaaaaagaGTATGTCTTTTGGACCAGATGGACCAAGTTCAAATCCTATATATTGGCCACAGGTAGCACACGTCAGAAATccccgcactcaggaggcaaagacaggtggatctctgggaattCTAAGCCAGCCATGTCTATATgtctgggagttccaggccagccaagggctacacagtgaggggTGTTTGTGAATTGGTCAGGATGGACTAGGTTCTGCTGCTGCCACAGCAGACAGCCTCCTAAATCTCGAACACTTAAGGCTCATTTCATGTCCACCTCAAGTTAGCTGAGGATCAGTCTTCATTGTGTGCTTCCTCAGCCGCCTCAGCCCCATCTGCTGGGGCAGAAGGCATCTAGAATATTGTCAGTTGCTCCTGTAAAGGGGCAGAGAGGTTTAGAGAATCCCATGGTTTGGCTTTTATATGTCCTTCAAAGGCTAAAGGATTCCACACCAACCTATGTTGCCCTTAAGAGATGGTAGATGCCCTTGAGAGATCCTTTAGAAGATGGAGCCTTGTGGATGTAGTTAAGGCCAGTGGGACATGCCATCAAAAGAGACACCGAGACTTTTGAGGTTCTGAGATGAACAACTTTCTTTCACCCCATGCTTAGGTCATGTCTCGTGGCCCCACCACAAGCCTGAAgcaaaaaggtcaagtgaccatatacTGGAGCCTCCGAAACTGGGAGCCAAAATGTGCCTATCCTCCTGATTGTCTTGGGTGTTTATCATGACCCCAGAGAACAGACTAACAAGCACACTAACAAACTAAACTCAGACAAACTGAGCCAGCAAAGGAATGCTGTGTCCTGGATGTGCCATCTGTTTTACTCACAAGAGCCGGGGCTGGACAtacagcagaggcagaggtatcCTGAGAACAGAAACAACCTCTAAAGTCTGCCTGTCAATAGTATGGGTTCCTGACCAATAGCTTGGACAAGCCCTGGAAATCTGTCCAAAAAAGGCAGAACTTCTGGCCTGGTCAGAGGCCTACTGAGTCTAAATCTACATTTCAACAAGCTGCATAGTAGGTTTGTAAGACCATGCAAGTGTGGGAGGAACTGGCCAAGTCCACTGACTGGCAGGACCTCCGCATGCCGAGGGAGGGATGTGTCTCCTAGCTCTTGTCCCTGCCTTTAGTTAACATGCCCATTTCTGTGCACTCACCTCAGCAACTATGGGCACATGGACCAGGACTCGGAAATCCGCACTGAGCAGCACACAGGTGAGAGATGCGGTTACCTCCCCTCACTCCCGTTCTGAGAAATACTTactcttatttttaatagttaCTCTGGGGGTTTTCGGGGTTGGatgtgtggttgttttgttttgctttgttttgagacagggtctctggatCTCAACCTAAAGCCCACtgtgtaaactaggctggcctcaaactcatgctcCTGCTACAGCCTCTTGACAGTTGGCTTTACAAGTAAGAGCTACATGGCCCA contains:
- the Gm46752 gene encoding vegetative cell wall protein gp1-like, whose amino-acid sequence is MRLRLQGAAPSARPPLFPSPSEYSSLPPARAGRPLPCSAAPRRPLAAAPAPSELAAGGEWAVASPVHALASPLPRPEEAPPPCPPSPPTFLGLGTRDAAPLFQSHELVWMDAGPGSQRACTEAGPVIRAPAVAYGKPSCAIY